The following nucleotide sequence is from Austwickia chelonae.
AGGCCGGGTCGCCGACGCTCGCCTAGAGTCGGAAAGGTGATCGATGAAGCCCACCCCCATCCGCGCCTGAGCGTGCACCGCACCGGAGCCGTGCTGTACGTCACCCTCGACAACCCGCAACGACGTAACGCCCAGACCCCCACGATGTGGTCGGCATTGGCCGAGATCGCCCACACCCTCCCCGACGATGTCCGGGTCGTCGTCCTGCGCGGCGCAGGCCCATCCTTCTCCGCAGGCATGGACCGCGGAATGCTCAGCCCCACCGGGCTGGACGGTGAACCGGACGTGGTGTCCCTCTGCCTGGAACATCCCGACCAGGCCGACCGGTACATCGCCCGTTTCCAGGACGCCTTCACCAGCTGGCGTAGCCTCGATGCCGTCGTGGTAGCCGCAGTGCAGGGCCACGCCGTCGGAGCGGGATTCCAACTGGCTCTCGGAGCCGACCTGCGGATCGTCGCCGACGACGTCCAGTTCAAGATGGCAGAGACCTCCCTGGGGCTCGTCCCTGATCTCGGCGGCACCTCGGTCCTCGTGGAGCTCATCGGCTATCCCCGAGCCCTCGAACTATGTCTGACCGGTCGGGTGTTGGGTGCACAAGAATCCGTGGAGATAGGCCTCGCGACGATGGCCGTCCCCATCGCCGAGCTGGAGGCTACGACCGACGACCTGGTCGCAGCGCTGACCGCAGCACCCGCTAGCTCGGCGAAAGCCACGAAACGGCTTCTGGCGCAGGCGGTGCGCTCGCCCAGGGAGAGCCAGTTCTCCGCCGAACGACAGACTCAGGTGAAGCTCATCGCTGATCTGGCCAGGCTCTTCAGCGGACAAAACAGGTGACGACCAACCCGTTCGCCACCATGCGGTCGCTCTCCCAGGACCGCCTGAGCGGACGGTCGCTACTTCCGGGGACGGCTCGCCGGGTGTTCTCCTACACGAGGATCTTCCCCTGGCAGATCGCCCTCTTCCTCGTGACGGTCGTACTCGCCTCGGCCATGGTGGCGATACCACCACTGTTGCTTCGGGCCATCGTCGACCGGGGTGTCCTCCGCGGAGACGAGTGATCGGTGGTTCTCCTGTCGGCGCTGGTCGTCCTCGTCGCCCTGATCGAAGCGATGCTGACCGTGGCCCAACGCTGGCAGTCCTCGCGGATCGGTGAGGGTCTCATCTTCCGGCTGCGGACCGAGGTCTTCGACCATGTGTGCGCTCAGCCGTTGGCCTTCTTCACCCGCACCCGGACCGGCGCACTCGCCTCCAGACTCAATACGGACGTGATCGGCGCGCAGCAGGCCTTCACGTCGACCTTGTCCGCAGTGGTGAGTAATACGGTCACCCTCGTCGCGATCGTCGGGACGATGACCGTGCTCTCCTGGCCGTTGACCCTGGCAGCGCTCATGCTTTTCCCGCTCTTCCTTCTCCCCGCACGCGGAATGGGCATCCGACTGTCCGCGCTGACCAGGGAGTCGATGAACCTGAATGCGGACATGGCGACCCGGACGACCGAACCGGTCTTCGAGCAAGTCTGTTTCCGCTACCCGGTCGCGGAGGAGGTCTCCGTGCCCTCGTTGGGAGGCGGGGAAAGTCTCGGCCGACGTGAGGGCGGGCCCGTACTCGAGAACGTCGACTTGCGGGAGGTCTCCACCGCGAGTCTGCGTGATGCCGTCGGTGTCGTGACCCAGGACGCGCATCTCTTCCACGACACGATCAGGTCGAACCTGCTCTACGCGCGGCCGGAGGTGACCGAGGAAGACCTGGAAGAGGTTCTCCGCTCTGCTCCAGAGCTGGGAGCTGGTCGAGCAGTTACCGGAGGGCCTGGGCACTGTCGTGGGCGATCGGGGTCACCGTCTTTCCGGCGGGGAGAAACAACGTCTGGCGATCGCGAGACTGCTCTTGAACGAGCCCGGACTGCTGGTGCTGGACGAAGCGACCGCCCATCTGGACAGCGGCTCGGAAGCTGCTGTCCAACAGGCCTTGGACGTGGCATTGGCGGGCCGTTCGGCTTTGGTGATCGCGCACCGTCTTTCCACGGTGCGCCATGCCGATCTGATCCTGGTCGTCGAGGAGGGACGGATCGTCCAGCGCGGAACCCATGACGACCTGCTCGTGGAGGGCAGGTTGTACGCGCAGTTGTACGAGACCCAGTTCTCCGGGTGAACAAGGTCGGGGAGGTGCATTGTCCGTCGCTGCACGTAGCCTTGCGCGCATGCATTGGAGCGAAGGACCGCTGGCCTTGTTCGACCTGGAGACGACCGGCACCGATCCACAGAGTGATCGGATCGTCACAGCCGCTGTGGTCATGGATGAGCCAGGATGTCTGCCACAGATCCAGGACTGGCTGGTCGACCCGGGGGTGGAGATCCCTGAGGGTGCCAGCAAGATCCACGGGGTGACCACCGAGCAGGCCAGGAGCGAGGGGGTGGCGGCCTCGATCGGTGTGGCTCAGATCGTGGAGGCCTTGTTGTCCGCGGTACGTTCCGGGGTGCCGGTGGTGGGACACAACGTCGTGTACGACCTGACGATGCTGCGTGCGGAGTGCGCTCGCCACGGGCTGGCCGAGCAGGCTGAGGCCGTAGCGGGGGTGCGGCCGGTGATCGACACGATCGTGCTCGACCGGGTGGTCGACCCTTACCGGCCGAAGAATCCGACTTCTCGGCGTCCTGATCCGGCACGTTGTGGGTCGCGCACCTTGGTGGACACCTGTCGGATCTGGGGGGTCGAGCTGTCGGCGGAGGATGCTCATGGTGCAGCTGCCGATGCGCAGGCTGCGGGGATGCTGGCGCGGGTCCTGGCGGGGAGCCGCCCAGAACTGTTGGTGCCCAATGCCCAGGAGCTGCATGATCGCCAGGTGGGCTGGAAGCGTGCTCAGGCCGAGGACTTCGGCCGGTGGCTGGTTTCCAAGGGAAAGGTGGACGACGTCTCTCGGGAGTGGCCGGTCGCTTAGTCGGCGGTAGGCCGTGTGGTGGGCGTTTTTGCCGGGGTTTGCCTTTACCACAGCGGGAGATCGGCCGGGTGCTCGTGCAAGGCCCCGGAGGTGAGAACGGACGTGCCTGGCCCCGTTGTCGAATGTTCCTATGTGGACCGTACAATGGGAACATTGGTTCAGTTGCAATAGAACATCTGTTCCCCAGGTGGGTAGAGACCGACCACCCGGACCGACACCCGTGCGCCGACCGTGTCCCGGACGGCACAACGAAAGGAGCGGCCACCATGGCCGAAAGGTTCGACGCCATCGACATCATCCGCGCCAAGCGCGACCGCGGACGGCTCACCGACGAACAGATCGACTGGGTGATCGACGCCTATACCCGCGGTGTCGTGGCCGATGAGCAGATGTCCGCCCTCGCCATGGCGATCTTCCTCAATGGAATGGACCGCAGCGAGATCGCCCGGTGGACCCAGGCCATGATCGCGTCCGGCGAACGCATGAGCTTCGACTCGCTGTCGAAGAAGACCACCGACAAGCACTCCACCGGAGGCGTCGGGGACAAGATCACCCTGCCCCTGGCGCCACTGGTCGCCTCCTACGGCGTCGCCGTCCCCCAGCTGTCCGGGCGCGGGCTTGGCCACACCGGGGGCACCCTCGACAAGCTCGAGGCCATCCCCGGCTGGCAGGCCGCACTCAGTAACGAGCGGATGATGGAGATCCTCGAGGACAGCGGCGCGGTCATCTGCGCGGC
It contains:
- a CDS encoding enoyl-CoA hydratase/isomerase family protein, whose translation is MIDEAHPHPRLSVHRTGAVLYVTLDNPQRRNAQTPTMWSALAEIAHTLPDDVRVVVLRGAGPSFSAGMDRGMLSPTGLDGEPDVVSLCLEHPDQADRYIARFQDAFTSWRSLDAVVVAAVQGHAVGAGFQLALGADLRIVADDVQFKMAETSLGLVPDLGGTSVLVELIGYPRALELCLTGRVLGAQESVEIGLATMAVPIAELEATTDDLVAALTAAPASSAKATKRLLAQAVRSPRESQFSAERQTQVKLIADLARLFSGQNR
- a CDS encoding exonuclease domain-containing protein, encoding MHWSEGPLALFDLETTGTDPQSDRIVTAAVVMDEPGCLPQIQDWLVDPGVEIPEGASKIHGVTTEQARSEGVAASIGVAQIVEALLSAVRSGVPVVGHNVVYDLTMLRAECARHGLAEQAEAVAGVRPVIDTIVLDRVVDPYRPKNPTSRRPDPARCGSRTLVDTCRIWGVELSAEDAHGAAADAQAAGMLARVLAGSRPELLVPNAQELHDRQVGWKRAQAEDFGRWLVSKGKVDDVSREWPVA